One genomic segment of Arachis duranensis cultivar V14167 chromosome 4, aradu.V14167.gnm2.J7QH, whole genome shotgun sequence includes these proteins:
- the LOC107486843 gene encoding NAC domain-containing protein 83 isoform X2, with the protein MEGRGSSFVKNGELRLPPGFRFHPTDEELVAQYLKRKVFSCPLPASFIPEVDICKSDPWDLPGDLEQERYFFSTREAKYPNGNRSNRATNSGYWKATGLDKHIATSKGHQLIGMKKTLVFYRGKPPYGSRTDWIMHEYRLVSHSHLLPMQNWVLCRIFFKRRAPANAKNVLLDHNSHSASASEAFTISHEGSNSKVVFYDFLAQNRADLNRVPPPASSTSGTSGITTESDEHEDSSSCNSFPFFSKHQSRRKPTGIKGSWYEKAFKVVTKKKIFSTGNLSNSESLAGCIFRNINKTCQFDEVRLNSRI; encoded by the exons ATGGAGGGGAGAGGGAGTAGTTTTGTGAAGAATGGGGAGCTGAGATTGCCTCCAGGATTCCGGTTTCACCCGACGGATGAAGAGCTGGTGGCTCAATACTTAAAGCGCAAGGTCTTCTCCTGCCCGTTGCCGGCCTCTTTCATTCCTGAGGTTGATATTTGCAAGTCCGATCCATGGGATTTACCAG GTGATTTGGAGCAAGAGAGGTACTTCTTCAGCACGAGGGAGGCCAAATACCCCAACGGGAACCGATCCAACAGAGCCACTAACTCGGGCTACTGGAAGGCCACGGGCTTGGACAAACACATCGCAACTTCAAAAGGCCACCAACTTATTGGCATGAAGAAGACTCTCGTCTTTTACAGAGGCAAGCCTCCTTATGGATCAAGAACAGATTGGATCATGCACGAGTATCGCCTTGTCTCCCACTCCCACCTGCTTCCCATGCAAAATTGGGTTCTCTGTCGCATATTCTTCAAGAGGAGAGCACCGGCTAATGCTAAGAATGTTCTACTGGATCACAATTCCCATTCGGCATCAGCATCAGAGGCCTTCACCATCAGCCATGAGGGCAGCAACTCTAAGgtggttttctacgatttctTGGCACAGAACAGGGCTGATTTGAACCGCGTGCCCCCTCCTGCTTCTTCGACCTCTGGCACCAGTGGAATCACCACCGAATCCGATGAGCATGAAGACAGCAGTAGCTGCAACAGCTTTCCTTTTTTCAG CAAGCATCAATCCCGCAGGAAACCGACCGGCATTAAAG GATCCTGGTATGAAAAGGCATTCAAAGTTGTCACCAAGAAGAAGATCTTCTCTACTGGCAACCTCTCCAACAGTGAATCCCTTGCAGGGTGCATCTTCAGGAACATCAACAAAACTTGTCAATTTGATGAAGTTCGTCTCAACTCCAGGATTTAA
- the LOC107486843 gene encoding NAC domain-containing protein 83 isoform X6, whose protein sequence is MEGRGSSFVKNGELRLPPGFRFHPTDEELVAQYLKRKVFSCPLPASFIPEVDICKSDPWDLPGDLEQERYFFSTREAKYPNGNRSNRATNSGYWKATGLDKHIATSKGHQLIGMKKTLVFYRGKPPYGSRTDWIMHEYRLVSHSHLLPMQNWVLCRIFFKRRAPANAKNVLLDHNSHSASASEAFTISHEGSNSKVVFYDFLAQNRADLNRVPPPASSTSGTSGITTESDEHEDSSSCNSFPFFRILV, encoded by the exons ATGGAGGGGAGAGGGAGTAGTTTTGTGAAGAATGGGGAGCTGAGATTGCCTCCAGGATTCCGGTTTCACCCGACGGATGAAGAGCTGGTGGCTCAATACTTAAAGCGCAAGGTCTTCTCCTGCCCGTTGCCGGCCTCTTTCATTCCTGAGGTTGATATTTGCAAGTCCGATCCATGGGATTTACCAG GTGATTTGGAGCAAGAGAGGTACTTCTTCAGCACGAGGGAGGCCAAATACCCCAACGGGAACCGATCCAACAGAGCCACTAACTCGGGCTACTGGAAGGCCACGGGCTTGGACAAACACATCGCAACTTCAAAAGGCCACCAACTTATTGGCATGAAGAAGACTCTCGTCTTTTACAGAGGCAAGCCTCCTTATGGATCAAGAACAGATTGGATCATGCACGAGTATCGCCTTGTCTCCCACTCCCACCTGCTTCCCATGCAAAATTGGGTTCTCTGTCGCATATTCTTCAAGAGGAGAGCACCGGCTAATGCTAAGAATGTTCTACTGGATCACAATTCCCATTCGGCATCAGCATCAGAGGCCTTCACCATCAGCCATGAGGGCAGCAACTCTAAGgtggttttctacgatttctTGGCACAGAACAGGGCTGATTTGAACCGCGTGCCCCCTCCTGCTTCTTCGACCTCTGGCACCAGTGGAATCACCACCGAATCCGATGAGCATGAAGACAGCAGTAGCTGCAACAGCTTTCCTTTTTTCAG GATCCTGGTATGA
- the LOC107486843 gene encoding NAC domain-containing protein 83 isoform X1, with amino-acid sequence MEGRGSSFVKNGELRLPPGFRFHPTDEELVAQYLKRKVFSCPLPASFIPEVDICKSDPWDLPGDLEQERYFFSTREAKYPNGNRSNRATNSGYWKATGLDKHIATSKGHQLIGMKKTLVFYRGKPPYGSRTDWIMHEYRLVSHSHLLPMQNWVLCRIFFKRRAPANAKNVLLDHNSHSASASEAFTISHEGSNSKVVFYDFLAQNRADLNRVPPPASSTSGTSGITTESDEHEDSSSCNSFPFFSKHQSRRKPTGIKGISCVHVCAAFSHVNKQPDNFCHIWITMKSYRKTYNHHIHPIHGQPLWEQAEECNRPHAPKIKKKPEKLKMKRRMDADEKSGVGTKEPKVDTKLLSNSGDNIHLKGQFETFTCSFCGEK; translated from the exons ATGGAGGGGAGAGGGAGTAGTTTTGTGAAGAATGGGGAGCTGAGATTGCCTCCAGGATTCCGGTTTCACCCGACGGATGAAGAGCTGGTGGCTCAATACTTAAAGCGCAAGGTCTTCTCCTGCCCGTTGCCGGCCTCTTTCATTCCTGAGGTTGATATTTGCAAGTCCGATCCATGGGATTTACCAG GTGATTTGGAGCAAGAGAGGTACTTCTTCAGCACGAGGGAGGCCAAATACCCCAACGGGAACCGATCCAACAGAGCCACTAACTCGGGCTACTGGAAGGCCACGGGCTTGGACAAACACATCGCAACTTCAAAAGGCCACCAACTTATTGGCATGAAGAAGACTCTCGTCTTTTACAGAGGCAAGCCTCCTTATGGATCAAGAACAGATTGGATCATGCACGAGTATCGCCTTGTCTCCCACTCCCACCTGCTTCCCATGCAAAATTGGGTTCTCTGTCGCATATTCTTCAAGAGGAGAGCACCGGCTAATGCTAAGAATGTTCTACTGGATCACAATTCCCATTCGGCATCAGCATCAGAGGCCTTCACCATCAGCCATGAGGGCAGCAACTCTAAGgtggttttctacgatttctTGGCACAGAACAGGGCTGATTTGAACCGCGTGCCCCCTCCTGCTTCTTCGACCTCTGGCACCAGTGGAATCACCACCGAATCCGATGAGCATGAAGACAGCAGTAGCTGCAACAGCTTTCCTTTTTTCAG CAAGCATCAATCCCGCAGGAAACCGACCGGCATTAAAG GTATTTCGTGTGTGCATGTGTGTGCTGCCTTTTCTCATGTTAACAAGCAACCAGACAATTTCTGTCACATATGGATAACGATGAAATCATACAGGAAAAcatataatcatcacattcatccaatTCATGGTCAACCATTATGGGAGCAAGCAGAGGAATGCAACAGGCCACATGCACCTAAAATCAAGAAGAAACCTGAAAAACTCAAGATGAAGAGAAGGATGGATGCAGATGAGAAGAGTGGAGTAGGAACTAAAGAGCCTAAAGTTGATACAAAACTATTGAGTAACAGTGGAGATAATATACATCTAAAAGGGCAGTTTGAGACCTTTACCTGCAGCTTCTGTGGTGAAAAATGA
- the LOC107486843 gene encoding NAC domain-containing protein 83 isoform X5 → MEGRGSSFVKNGELRLPPGFRFHPTDEELVAQYLKRKVFSCPLPASFIPEVDICKSDPWDLPGDLEQERYFFSTREAKYPNGNRSNRATNSGYWKATGLDKHIATSKGHQLIGMKKTLVFYRGKPPYGSRTDWIMHEYRLVSHSHLLPMQNWVLCRIFFKRRAPANAKNVLLDHNSHSASASEAFTISHEGSNSKVVFYDFLAQNRADLNRVPPPASSTSGTSGITTESDEHEDSSSCNSFPFFRYFVCACVCCLFSC, encoded by the exons ATGGAGGGGAGAGGGAGTAGTTTTGTGAAGAATGGGGAGCTGAGATTGCCTCCAGGATTCCGGTTTCACCCGACGGATGAAGAGCTGGTGGCTCAATACTTAAAGCGCAAGGTCTTCTCCTGCCCGTTGCCGGCCTCTTTCATTCCTGAGGTTGATATTTGCAAGTCCGATCCATGGGATTTACCAG GTGATTTGGAGCAAGAGAGGTACTTCTTCAGCACGAGGGAGGCCAAATACCCCAACGGGAACCGATCCAACAGAGCCACTAACTCGGGCTACTGGAAGGCCACGGGCTTGGACAAACACATCGCAACTTCAAAAGGCCACCAACTTATTGGCATGAAGAAGACTCTCGTCTTTTACAGAGGCAAGCCTCCTTATGGATCAAGAACAGATTGGATCATGCACGAGTATCGCCTTGTCTCCCACTCCCACCTGCTTCCCATGCAAAATTGGGTTCTCTGTCGCATATTCTTCAAGAGGAGAGCACCGGCTAATGCTAAGAATGTTCTACTGGATCACAATTCCCATTCGGCATCAGCATCAGAGGCCTTCACCATCAGCCATGAGGGCAGCAACTCTAAGgtggttttctacgatttctTGGCACAGAACAGGGCTGATTTGAACCGCGTGCCCCCTCCTGCTTCTTCGACCTCTGGCACCAGTGGAATCACCACCGAATCCGATGAGCATGAAGACAGCAGTAGCTGCAACAGCTTTCCTTTTTTCAG GTATTTCGTGTGTGCATGTGTGTGCTGCCTTTTCTCATGTTAA
- the LOC107486843 gene encoding NAC domain-containing protein 83 isoform X3: MEGRGSSFVKNGELRLPPGFRFHPTDEELVAQYLKRKVFSCPLPASFIPEVDICKSDPWDLPGDLEQERYFFSTREAKYPNGNRSNRATNSGYWKATGLDKHIATSKGHQLIGMKKTLVFYRGKPPYGSRTDWIMHEYRLVSHSHLLPMQNWVLCRIFFKRRAPANAKNVLLDHNSHSASASEAFTISHEGSNSKVVFYDFLAQNRADLNRVPPPASSTSGTSGITTESDEHEDSSSCNSFPFFRFKASCRPLIGLDGVFLKTQFGGQILSAVGLNANHHIYVIAWAIVRVENTKT; this comes from the exons ATGGAGGGGAGAGGGAGTAGTTTTGTGAAGAATGGGGAGCTGAGATTGCCTCCAGGATTCCGGTTTCACCCGACGGATGAAGAGCTGGTGGCTCAATACTTAAAGCGCAAGGTCTTCTCCTGCCCGTTGCCGGCCTCTTTCATTCCTGAGGTTGATATTTGCAAGTCCGATCCATGGGATTTACCAG GTGATTTGGAGCAAGAGAGGTACTTCTTCAGCACGAGGGAGGCCAAATACCCCAACGGGAACCGATCCAACAGAGCCACTAACTCGGGCTACTGGAAGGCCACGGGCTTGGACAAACACATCGCAACTTCAAAAGGCCACCAACTTATTGGCATGAAGAAGACTCTCGTCTTTTACAGAGGCAAGCCTCCTTATGGATCAAGAACAGATTGGATCATGCACGAGTATCGCCTTGTCTCCCACTCCCACCTGCTTCCCATGCAAAATTGGGTTCTCTGTCGCATATTCTTCAAGAGGAGAGCACCGGCTAATGCTAAGAATGTTCTACTGGATCACAATTCCCATTCGGCATCAGCATCAGAGGCCTTCACCATCAGCCATGAGGGCAGCAACTCTAAGgtggttttctacgatttctTGGCACAGAACAGGGCTGATTTGAACCGCGTGCCCCCTCCTGCTTCTTCGACCTCTGGCACCAGTGGAATCACCACCGAATCCGATGAGCATGAAGACAGCAGTAGCTGCAACAGCTTTCCTTTTTTCAG GTTCAAGGCTAGCTGCCGTCCGTTGATAGGCTTGGATGGTGTATTCTTGAAGACACAGTTTGGTGGACAGATTTTGTCAGCAGTCGGGTTAAATGCAAATCATCATATCTATGTAATAGCTTGGGCTATTGTTAGAGTGGAGAATACAAAGACCTGA
- the LOC107486843 gene encoding NAC domain-containing protein 83 isoform X7, with protein MEGRGSSFVKNGELRLPPGFRFHPTDEELVAQYLKRKVFSCPLPASFIPEVDICKSDPWDLPGDLEQERYFFSTREAKYPNGNRSNRATNSGYWKATGLDKHIATSKGHQLIGMKKTLVFYRGKPPYGSRTDWIMHEYRLVSHSHLLPMQNWVLCRIFFKRRAPANAKNVLLDHNSHSASASEAFTISHEGSNSKVVFYDFLAQNRADLNRVPPPASSTSGTSGITTESDEHEDSSSCNSFPFFR; from the exons ATGGAGGGGAGAGGGAGTAGTTTTGTGAAGAATGGGGAGCTGAGATTGCCTCCAGGATTCCGGTTTCACCCGACGGATGAAGAGCTGGTGGCTCAATACTTAAAGCGCAAGGTCTTCTCCTGCCCGTTGCCGGCCTCTTTCATTCCTGAGGTTGATATTTGCAAGTCCGATCCATGGGATTTACCAG GTGATTTGGAGCAAGAGAGGTACTTCTTCAGCACGAGGGAGGCCAAATACCCCAACGGGAACCGATCCAACAGAGCCACTAACTCGGGCTACTGGAAGGCCACGGGCTTGGACAAACACATCGCAACTTCAAAAGGCCACCAACTTATTGGCATGAAGAAGACTCTCGTCTTTTACAGAGGCAAGCCTCCTTATGGATCAAGAACAGATTGGATCATGCACGAGTATCGCCTTGTCTCCCACTCCCACCTGCTTCCCATGCAAAATTGGGTTCTCTGTCGCATATTCTTCAAGAGGAGAGCACCGGCTAATGCTAAGAATGTTCTACTGGATCACAATTCCCATTCGGCATCAGCATCAGAGGCCTTCACCATCAGCCATGAGGGCAGCAACTCTAAGgtggttttctacgatttctTGGCACAGAACAGGGCTGATTTGAACCGCGTGCCCCCTCCTGCTTCTTCGACCTCTGGCACCAGTGGAATCACCACCGAATCCGATGAGCATGAAGACAGCAGTAGCTGCAACAGCTTTCCTTTTTTCAG ATAG
- the LOC107486843 gene encoding NAC domain-containing protein 83 isoform X4: MEGRGSSFVKNGELRLPPGFRFHPTDEELVAQYLKRKVFSCPLPASFIPEVDICKSDPWDLPGDLEQERYFFSTREAKYPNGNRSNRATNSGYWKATGLDKHIATSKGHQLIGMKKTLVFYRGKPPYGSRTDWIMHEYRLVSHSHLLPMQNWVLCRIFFKRRAPANAKNVLLDHNSHSASASEAFTISHEGSNSKVVFYDFLAQNRADLNRVPPPASSTSGTSGITTESDEHEDSSSCNSFPFFSKHQSRRKPTGIKVGTSNALTMHCSFTLRNKKKRKEKKISPF, from the exons ATGGAGGGGAGAGGGAGTAGTTTTGTGAAGAATGGGGAGCTGAGATTGCCTCCAGGATTCCGGTTTCACCCGACGGATGAAGAGCTGGTGGCTCAATACTTAAAGCGCAAGGTCTTCTCCTGCCCGTTGCCGGCCTCTTTCATTCCTGAGGTTGATATTTGCAAGTCCGATCCATGGGATTTACCAG GTGATTTGGAGCAAGAGAGGTACTTCTTCAGCACGAGGGAGGCCAAATACCCCAACGGGAACCGATCCAACAGAGCCACTAACTCGGGCTACTGGAAGGCCACGGGCTTGGACAAACACATCGCAACTTCAAAAGGCCACCAACTTATTGGCATGAAGAAGACTCTCGTCTTTTACAGAGGCAAGCCTCCTTATGGATCAAGAACAGATTGGATCATGCACGAGTATCGCCTTGTCTCCCACTCCCACCTGCTTCCCATGCAAAATTGGGTTCTCTGTCGCATATTCTTCAAGAGGAGAGCACCGGCTAATGCTAAGAATGTTCTACTGGATCACAATTCCCATTCGGCATCAGCATCAGAGGCCTTCACCATCAGCCATGAGGGCAGCAACTCTAAGgtggttttctacgatttctTGGCACAGAACAGGGCTGATTTGAACCGCGTGCCCCCTCCTGCTTCTTCGACCTCTGGCACCAGTGGAATCACCACCGAATCCGATGAGCATGAAGACAGCAGTAGCTGCAACAGCTTTCCTTTTTTCAG CAAGCATCAATCCCGCAGGAAACCGACCGGCATTAAAG TTGGTACTAGTAATGCTCTCACCATGCATTGTTCTTTCACCCTAcggaataaaaagaaaagaaaagaaaagaaaatcagTCCCTTTTGA